The proteins below are encoded in one region of Alistipes indistinctus YIT 12060:
- the galK gene encoding galactokinase, whose protein sequence is MKTKILEKFKALYGDGAVCYASPGRVNLIGEHTDYNMGFVMPGAIDKAIYVAVKPNGGKVSHVYSIDYDEAVELDMTGDKPAQQWASYVYGVVKEMEKRGAKVPAFDMTFGGDVPLGAGLSSSAALESAVGFALNDTFNLGFSREELAKIGQMTEHNYIGVRCGIMDQFASLFGEKGKIVRLDCRSLEYKLEPFNPEAAGCKVVLFDTQVKHTLASSEYNVRRAQCEAGVAVVAKHEPGVESLRDVTMEMLDKYKDEMDDVVYRRCSFVINENQRLLDGCAALEKGDYVTFGQKVFGSHEGLSKWYEVSCKELDFLVDIARKNPGVLGARMMGGGFGGCTINIVKTEAYDAYVAEITEKFEQEFGHKPRVIEVVISQGAHKIG, encoded by the coding sequence ATGAAAACGAAAATCCTCGAGAAATTCAAAGCATTATACGGCGACGGCGCGGTGTGCTACGCATCCCCGGGTCGTGTCAACCTGATCGGCGAACACACCGACTACAACATGGGCTTCGTGATGCCGGGCGCCATCGACAAGGCGATTTATGTGGCGGTTAAACCTAACGGCGGCAAGGTGAGCCATGTCTATTCGATCGATTACGACGAAGCTGTCGAGCTGGACATGACCGGTGACAAACCGGCCCAGCAATGGGCCAGCTATGTGTACGGCGTAGTCAAAGAGATGGAAAAACGCGGAGCGAAGGTGCCTGCTTTCGACATGACGTTCGGGGGGGATGTGCCGCTTGGAGCGGGCCTTTCATCGTCCGCCGCACTGGAAAGCGCCGTAGGTTTTGCGCTGAATGATACGTTCAACCTCGGTTTTTCGCGTGAAGAGCTGGCTAAAATCGGTCAGATGACCGAGCACAACTACATCGGTGTGCGTTGCGGGATTATGGACCAGTTCGCTTCGCTTTTCGGTGAAAAGGGTAAAATCGTCCGGCTCGACTGCCGTTCGCTCGAATACAAACTCGAGCCGTTCAATCCCGAAGCCGCCGGTTGTAAGGTCGTGCTGTTCGACACCCAGGTCAAGCATACGTTGGCGTCATCCGAATACAATGTTCGCCGTGCGCAGTGCGAGGCGGGTGTAGCCGTGGTGGCGAAGCACGAACCGGGCGTGGAATCGCTGCGGGATGTGACCATGGAGATGCTCGACAAGTACAAGGATGAGATGGATGATGTGGTATACCGCCGTTGCAGTTTCGTTATCAATGAGAATCAACGCCTGCTCGACGGATGCGCAGCACTCGAAAAAGGCGATTACGTTACTTTCGGACAGAAGGTGTTCGGTTCACACGAGGGACTCAGCAAATGGTACGAAGTGAGCTGCAAGGAACTCGATTTCCTGGTCGATATTGCCCGTAAGAATCCGGGAGTTTTGGGAGCGCGCATGATGGGCGGCGGCTTCGGCGGTTGCACGATCAATATCGTGAAAACCGAAGCATACGATGCATATGTGGCTGAAATTACCGAAAAGTTCGAGCAGGAGTTCGGGCACAAACCCCGTGTGATCGAAGTGGTGATCTCGCAGGGTGCACATAAGATCGGATAA
- a CDS encoding leucine-rich repeat domain-containing protein, with protein MDSIADTVGFRANGSLRLLATRGFEFTISDGSKTQKVVGKGFDKKDIIKCKFSANCERIVAITGPIRNLLFTSPLNISYKYHLSAPQGDRETVVVFTDSLLQLDISQCQSVRNLLCREYQLTELDVTHNPDLEQLDCSENRLRTLDMSQNRNLQVLFCSKNQLKDIDVIHNQKLRELVCFDNENLSLDVSANRNLEFLSCDGLLQELDVTNNIELRTLICRCKLTALDLSQNKKLRKLLISGNNFSAEELNAVFKTLPVVDYYNDAPHPELEMSDIPGAENCDRSLLRQRGWSPPENGPLDGVGEFMTPAPPEINFFTIGHTDDGAELHDLKALPITEEQYLSCDINGQKLLKKQIKEDEKSYCLNINNVEVEFRKDTVKGYYRGGESWWEYVGYYPDLDMYAFLSCYVSGDLITFSDCMLIDQEKGNEYLLLALGDAFGSAPLLSPNNDYLLDYYNSGDGGGSVRIFEINDKEVPASYIIRYAEESKFPFFIKNIIWKSDSEIFIKAYSNEDEKEYEYYKILLN; from the coding sequence ATGGACAGCATTGCGGATACGGTGGGATTCCGGGCTAACGGTTCTCTGCGCTTGCTGGCTACCCGGGGATTCGAATTTACAATTTCGGACGGGAGCAAAACGCAAAAGGTGGTAGGGAAAGGATTTGATAAAAAGGACATTATCAAATGCAAATTTTCCGCAAATTGCGAACGGATAGTCGCGATTACCGGCCCGATTAGAAATCTGTTGTTTACGTCCCCCCTGAATATATCGTATAAATATCATCTTTCGGCACCTCAAGGAGATCGTGAAACGGTTGTCGTATTTACGGATTCCTTGTTACAGCTCGATATCAGCCAATGTCAATCAGTCCGGAACCTACTATGCAGGGAGTATCAATTAACAGAATTGGATGTGACACACAATCCGGATCTGGAGCAGTTAGACTGTTCGGAAAATAGGCTGCGAACTCTTGATATGAGTCAGAATAGAAATCTGCAAGTGTTGTTTTGTTCAAAAAATCAATTGAAAGATATAGATGTGATCCACAATCAAAAGCTTAGAGAGTTAGTGTGTTTTGATAACGAAAATCTATCATTGGATGTAAGTGCGAACCGGAATTTGGAATTTCTTAGTTGTGACGGTCTATTGCAAGAGCTTGATGTAACCAACAATATAGAATTAAGGACTTTGATATGCCGGTGCAAATTGACAGCACTGGATTTGAGTCAAAATAAAAAGTTAAGAAAATTACTGATCAGCGGCAATAACTTTTCAGCCGAAGAACTTAATGCCGTGTTTAAAACGCTTCCTGTTGTCGATTATTACAATGATGCTCCGCACCCGGAGCTTGAAATGTCCGATATTCCCGGAGCTGAAAATTGTGACCGTTCTCTTTTGCGCCAGAGAGGTTGGTCGCCTCCGGAAAATGGACCCCTTGATGGCGTTGGAGAATTTATGACCCCAGCTCCCCCTGAAATTAATTTTTTTACGATTGGTCATACGGATGATGGTGCTGAACTGCATGATTTGAAAGCATTGCCAATAACAGAAGAGCAATATCTTAGCTGCGATATCAATGGTCAGAAATTGCTGAAGAAGCAAATCAAAGAAGATGAAAAGAGCTATTGTTTGAATATCAACAATGTAGAGGTTGAGTTCCGAAAAGATACCGTGAAAGGATATTATCGTGGCGGAGAGTCATGGTGGGAATATGTGGGTTATTATCCTGATTTGGATATGTATGCATTCCTTTCTTGTTATGTCTCCGGTGATCTAATTACGTTTTCGGATTGTATGCTGATCGACCAGGAAAAAGGTAATGAGTATTTATTATTGGCTTTGGGCGATGCTTTCGGGAGTGCTCCGTTACTTTCGCCGAACAATGATTATTTGCTTGATTATTATAATTCCGGAGATGGGGGTGGCTCGGTCCGTATATTTGAAATAAATGACAAGGAAGTTCCTGCCTCATATATCATTCGGTACGCGGAAGAATCGAAATTTCCATTTTTTATAAAAAATATCATATGGAAATCCGATTCGGAAATTTTTATTAAAGCATACAGTAATGAAGATGAAAAAGAGTATGAATATTATAAAATCCTTTTAAATTGA